GGCTCGTCGTCATGACCGTGCGGATGCGCGCGTATTCGACCGCACCGCCTTCTTGCTGCAGCGGCAGTTGTTCGTTGGCGAACACGCCCTTCACGCGGATGAACGGGTGGTTCGCGAGATCGGCCTTCGTTTCGAGCGGCGTGTTCCGATCGAGATACGACGGTGCGGCCACGAGCACGCGGCCGACCTCGCCGAGCGCGTACGCGACGAAACCGCCGTCGCCGAGCTGGCCGACGCGAATCGAAATGTCGACGCCTTCCGTGACCGGATCGACGATGTCGTCGTTCAGCACCAGATCGATGTGCAGTTTCGGATATGCGTTGCGGACGTGCATCAGCACACCCGGCATCACGACCTCGCCGAAACATTGCGGCGCCGCCAGCCGGATCGTGCCGTCGAGCGCGTTTTCCGTCTTCGATACCGACGCGACCGCCATTTCGGCCGCCTCGATCAGCGCCTTGCTGCGCTCGTAGAAAATGCGGCCTTCTTCCGTGCAGGCGAGGGTGCGCGCACTGCGCATCAGCAACCGCGTGCCGAGGTGCTTTTCGAGCTTCTCGATGCGCTCGCTGACGGCCGGCTGGCCCATGTCGAGATCCCGCGCCGCGCCGGACATCGTCCCGCGCTCCACGACCCTGACGTAGATGCGCATCGTCGCCAACAAATCCATGAAGTCGCGCCTGTTGTCTGCCTGTCCGATTCCGGGCGCCGTCGACGGACGACGACGCATGCCGGAGCGTATTCCGCTCGACGGATGGTATCAAAGCCGAGGCGGTCCCACGGTGCAGGCGGGGCCGATACTGACTATCGGCCGCGGATATGCCATGCGCCGAAGCCGCGTGTGTTCGTCGGCGCGATGAGCGAAAATCGGTGTCCGCGCGACCGACAGGAAACGGTGACATGACGCAACAGGACGAAGCGGCGCGCACGCGATGCGTCGCATGGCAGATTGTGCAGACCTGGCAGGCGGCCGAATGGTGCCGGCTCGTGGAGACGCGAACCGGCGTCGATCTGTCGGGCTCGGTGTCGGGCGCGCTCGACGGCACGCCGTTTCGCATCGACTACGCGATCGCGTGCGATGCCGGCTGGCTCACACGCTCTGTGCGCGTGACACGCTGGGTCGGCGCGCTGTCGCAGCAGGTGGACATCGCATGCGACGGCGGACGCTGGACGATCGACGGCGTCGACGCACCGGCGCTCGCGGGCGCGACGGACATCGACCTCGGTTTCAGTCCGTCGACCAATACGCTTCCGATCCGGCGGCTGGCGCTGGCGGTCGGCGATTCGGCGGTGATTCACACAGCGTGGCTGCGTTTTCCGGAATTCGAAGTCGTGCGTGGCGAACAGCGCTATACGCGCACGGCGCCGCGCGTCTATCGCTACGAGAGCGGCACGTATGCGGCCGATATCGCAGTCGACGAAACGGGTCTCGTCACCGACTACGACGAATGGCGGCGCATCGGCGCCGCGCCTGCGCCGTAACGCGTCGCATCCCGCACCGGCGGCGCGTCAGCGCGCGCTGGCGACCGTCAGCTTGCCCGGAATCAGCTTCAGCGTGCTGAACGCGTCGGCGATGTTCTGCTGGTAAGCGATCGTCGCGTCGGTGACGGGCTGCACGCCGTAGCCGGCGCGTTTGAGCGCGACTTCGAGCGTCGGCGCGTCGAGGCCGACGAGCGGCGACAGTTGCGCGGCGACCTCGGGAACATGGTCGCGCGCCCAGCGATCGACCGCGTCGACTTCGTCGAGCAGCGCCCGCAGCACCTGCGGGTGAGCGGACGCATACTTGCGCGCGGCGAGGTAATACTGCGTGTTGCGCACGAGCCCTTCGCCGTTCGCGATCGCGCGCGCGCCGAGTTGCCGCTCGGCGGCCGCCAGGTACGGATCCCAGATCACCCACGCATCGACGCTGCGCTGCACGAACGCGGCGCGCGCGTCGGCCGGCGTCAGGTAGATCGGCTGGATATCGGCATACGTGAGGCCCGCGTGTTCGAGCGCCTTCACGAGCAGGTAGTGGACGTTCGAGCCCTTGTTGAACGCGACCTTCTTGCCGCGCAGTTGCGCGACGTTGCGGATCGGCGAATCGGGCAGCACGACGATCGCCTCGCCCTGCGGCGCGGGCG
The sequence above is drawn from the Burkholderia stabilis genome and encodes:
- a CDS encoding putative glycolipid-binding domain-containing protein — encoded protein: MTQQDEAARTRCVAWQIVQTWQAAEWCRLVETRTGVDLSGSVSGALDGTPFRIDYAIACDAGWLTRSVRVTRWVGALSQQVDIACDGGRWTIDGVDAPALAGATDIDLGFSPSTNTLPIRRLALAVGDSAVIHTAWLRFPEFEVVRGEQRYTRTAPRVYRYESGTYAADIAVDETGLVTDYDEWRRIGAAPAP
- a CDS encoding sulfonate ABC transporter substrate-binding protein, with the translated sequence MNDTPHADVETTPANPHRRQWLQGAAAGLAGLALGPLAALPARADDNGTRLRIGFQKYGNFVVLKARGTLEKRLASQGVTVQWLEFPAGPQLLEGLNAGAIDVGTVGETPPIFAQAAGVDFVYIGNEPPAPQGEAIVVLPDSPIRNVAQLRGKKVAFNKGSNVHYLLVKALEHAGLTYADIQPIYLTPADARAAFVQRSVDAWVIWDPYLAAAERQLGARAIANGEGLVRNTQYYLAARKYASAHPQVLRALLDEVDAVDRWARDHVPEVAAQLSPLVGLDAPTLEVALKRAGYGVQPVTDATIAYQQNIADAFSTLKLIPGKLTVASAR
- a CDS encoding LysR family transcriptional regulator, giving the protein MDLLATMRIYVRVVERGTMSGAARDLDMGQPAVSERIEKLEKHLGTRLLMRSARTLACTEEGRIFYERSKALIEAAEMAVASVSKTENALDGTIRLAAPQCFGEVVMPGVLMHVRNAYPKLHIDLVLNDDIVDPVTEGVDISIRVGQLGDGGFVAYALGEVGRVLVAAPSYLDRNTPLETKADLANHPFIRVKGVFANEQLPLQQEGGAVEYARIRTVMTTSHWRPMFDTIAAGGGIGVVQQPACAEALALGKLVRVLPRYVVPDFALNVLVHAQRPLPPRVRAVVDLLKKEIPLLLTKNRR